GGTAAGGCGGCGATCGCGTAGTAGTGATGAACCTGATTGGTTCAATTTGGAACTATGGGGAAATACTGCGGAGATCGCCGGTCGATTTGTACGTAAAGGAAGTCTAATTGGAGTTAAAGGTTCGTTAAAGTTTGATACCTGGAATGATCGCACTACTGGGGCGCTGCGTTCTTCCCCAGTCATTAGAGTAGATCAACTAGATTTACTTGGTTCTAAGCGGGACGAAGCAGAGATGATGGATAATAATCCTGATAATTTTTGATGAGTTAGTAGTTAGTGGTCAAGAACAACAACTACTAACCACTAACTACTATCCATTAACCACTAAACTAATAACTAATTTCCAACGTTACCGATGCTTCTACTTGCTGTTCACCACCTTCTACAGGAGTGGAAGCATTTGCTGTTTGAGCCGCATCTGTACGAAACATGGGACGTGGCGGTGGAGGTGGTGGGCTTGCTCCGTTGATTTGAATGCTTACTACTTCTTTACGTTGGAAACCCAAAGCACCAAAAACGGCTTCAGCTTGCTGTTGAGCTTCTTGAGTAGCTTCTTTTAGTGCTTGCTTTTGGGCTTGAGCGATCGCTTCATCAGTAGCCACAAAACTAATACCGCTTATCTGCGTTGCTCCAGCTTTGACTGCTTCATCTAACAACGGGCCAGCTTTATCAGTACCGATACGGAAACTTACAGTATTACTAGCACTATAACCAGTTAGACGTTGAATGTTATCTTTATAACTATATACTGGATTAAGAGTAATGCCAGTAGTTTGTAGTTTCTCGACATTACGGCTCAAGAGCCGTGCTACCACAGCTGATGATCTACGAGCAGCCTCTTGTTGTGCCTCTTGGGCAGTTTTAGCCTGTACTTCTACACCTAATACCACTTGAGCTAGAGTAGCAGGAATTGTTTCTACCCCGCGACCAGTAACTGTGAGAGTTCGTAACATCCTTTGTTTGTCTTGTGCTAGGACAGGCTGGGTAAAGGTAATACATACCAGCATGGCAAATGATAAACTCTTCCATAAGTTCCCAGTCAATAACTGAGAACCCAACAAGGTGGGTTTATTCATAAGATTTCACTCCTCGAAATTACTTTTTGGTAGTTGTTAGTTGTTTGTTATTAGTTGTTTGAAAGTACTTCTATACAGACGCAACGCTTTACGTCCCTACTAACCACCAACTACTAACCACTAACTAATTATGTGTCTCTACTTTGACACGTGATTATTACTATATCTAGGATGGTTACATTTTTAGAAACTTGA
Above is a genomic segment from Fischerella sp. JS2 containing:
- a CDS encoding single-stranded DNA-binding protein — translated: MSINIVTLVGRVGGDPDMKYFEDSGSVKCKLTLAVRRRSRSSDEPDWFNLELWGNTAEIAGRFVRKGSLIGVKGSLKFDTWNDRTTGALRSSPVIRVDQLDLLGSKRDEAEMMDNNPDNF
- a CDS encoding SIMPL domain-containing protein; the protein is MNKPTLLGSQLLTGNLWKSLSFAMLVCITFTQPVLAQDKQRMLRTLTVTGRGVETIPATLAQVVLGVEVQAKTAQEAQQEAARRSSAVVARLLSRNVEKLQTTGITLNPVYSYKDNIQRLTGYSASNTVSFRIGTDKAGPLLDEAVKAGATQISGISFVATDEAIAQAQKQALKEATQEAQQQAEAVFGALGFQRKEVVSIQINGASPPPPPPRPMFRTDAAQTANASTPVEGGEQQVEASVTLEISY